The stretch of DNA CAGTAAAATTTTGAATATACTGTACTTGATAGCCCCGCCATTGTAGATAACGACGAACTACATCCCAAACAATACAAGTTCTTGCATGACCCAAATGACAATAATCATAAACTGTAATGCCACAGCAATACATCCGAACCTGATTTGGTTCCAAGGTTTCAAATGCTTCTTGGCGACGAGTGAGAGTATTGTAAACGGTTAAGGTCATGACAATTTGATCGGACTTGTTATTTTAAGGCAATACGAAATAATAATGTAGAAAAGAGAGGTTATTCAGTCAACAGCCTCACACAATGAAATTAAAAGCAAGAAACTAACGCGATCGCTATGACTCAAACTACTGTTTCCTCTAATACACTTGAAACTTCAAAACACGGTTTACCAGTTACCATCATTACAGGTTTTCTTGGTAGTGGTAAAACTACTCTTCTTAATCATATTCTCACGAATCAAGAAGGTTTGAAAACTGCTGTTTTAGTTAATGAGTTTGGGGAAATTGGCATTGATAATGAATTAATTGTCTCTACTGATGAAAGCATGGTAGAGCTAAATAATGGTTGTATCTGCTGTACCATCAACGAAGATTTAGTTAACGCCGTCTATAAAATTCTTGAACGGGAAGACAAAATTGATTATTTGGTAGTAGAAACAACAGGTTTAGCAGATCCTCTTCCTGTTGCCCTCACTTTTTTGGGTACGGAATTACGAGAAATGACTCGTTTAGATTCAATTATTACATTGGTAGATTCGGCTAATTACAGTCTGGATTTATTTAATAGTCAGGCTGCTTTTAGTCAGATTCAATATGGTGATGTAATTATTCTTAATAAAACTGATTTAGTCGATGAAGCTGATGTTGATTTACTTGAAGTCAAAATTAGAGAGATCAAACAAGATGCTAGAATCCTTCGCACCCAAAAATCTCAAGTACCTCTTCCTCTAGTTCTCAGTGTTGGTTTATTCGAGTCAGATAAATATTTCGATTCAATAGAATCTGAACCTGAACATCATGACCATCATGAACATCATCATCATCACGATCATGAGCATGACCATCATCACCATCACTCCGACCATTTAGAAAATGATGGTTTTACCTCTCTCTCAATTCAAAGTGATAAACCTTTTAACATTAGAAAATTTCAATATTTTCTTGACAATCAATTACCTGGTAATGTTTTTCGTGCCAAAGGTATTCTTTGGTTTGATGAAAGTCCCAAACGTCATATCTTTCATTTAAGTGGCAAAAGATTCACTATTGAAGATGAAGAATGGAAAGGAGAAAAGAAAAATCAATTAGTTTTAATCGGTCAAAATTTAGACCATGATATTTTAAGAGAACAAATTGAAAATTGTCTCTGTCTTCCTTCAGAAAACCGAGGCAAAGGTTTTGGGAAATAAAACATAAACCGATTTACATTCTAGTTAAATAGAAAAAAGTTTCCCTTTAATTAGTTTTTTTTTTAAGAGAAACGAATTTATCGTAGGGATAATTCATGAATTATCCCTACAAATTATGTGATGTAATGACTAATGTGGCTAGATTATACTCCTAATATTGTTTGAATTTTCCGATGTTTTAGCCCTTGAATTCGCATTTTCACTACTAAGGGTTGCTTGAGATTATTCAATTATTAGTTGATGATTTGATTACATCTGGATTACGTTCTCTTAAAGCATCTACTAATTTCTTAATTTCCTCTCTATTTGGAGACTCAACAAAAATTTCTGTTAATAATTCTTCATGTCGGAAAAGAGTTTTCTGAAGCGACATAACTTGTACTTCAAAGTCAAAAGATAAATTTCCTAAGCCTTGGGAATTTGAATAACCCACCTTCCAATTTTTTATATAAAATCTATCATCTTTAGATAATCCTGGGTTTTCATTAAATTCATCAACAATAAGATACCCACCTCGATTGGGATCGCCTTCAAGATTTATCAAAAGACATATCTTATATTTGATAGAAATGACAGAAGTGGGTTTAACCATGTCACATTCAACTAGATAATCGTAAGATTTTGTATCTAACTCTAAATTTAATAAATTCTGCAAATAATTGATTTGTTCGGGAGATTCTACCAAATAGCAATCATACATCGGATTTTCTGAATCAATCCCAAATAGTTTTTGTAGATGCTCTAGATTAACATTAGAGATAACTTTTTCTCCTACCAAATCATCCCCTTCCTTTTCAAACCAACGAAGTACGCGATCAATTTTAGGTTTTGATATTTCCTCAGTCTTGTCTAAAACCGTATTATCGTGTTTTTTATTTGGTAATTTAGGATTAATTAAAAATTCAGAATTCATTTAAGAC from Stanieria cyanosphaera PCC 7437 encodes:
- a CDS encoding DUF7683 domain-containing protein, with translation MNSEFLINPKLPNKKHDNTVLDKTEEISKPKIDRVLRWFEKEGDDLVGEKVISNVNLEHLQKLFGIDSENPMYDCYLVESPEQINYLQNLLNLELDTKSYDYLVECDMVKPTSVISIKYKICLLINLEGDPNRGGYLIVDEFNENPGLSKDDRFYIKNWKVGYSNSQGLGNLSFDFEVQVMSLQKTLFRHEELLTEIFVESPNREEIKKLVDALRERNPDVIKSSTNN
- a CDS encoding CobW family GTP-binding protein; the encoded protein is MTQTTVSSNTLETSKHGLPVTIITGFLGSGKTTLLNHILTNQEGLKTAVLVNEFGEIGIDNELIVSTDESMVELNNGCICCTINEDLVNAVYKILEREDKIDYLVVETTGLADPLPVALTFLGTELREMTRLDSIITLVDSANYSLDLFNSQAAFSQIQYGDVIILNKTDLVDEADVDLLEVKIREIKQDARILRTQKSQVPLPLVLSVGLFESDKYFDSIESEPEHHDHHEHHHHHDHEHDHHHHHSDHLENDGFTSLSIQSDKPFNIRKFQYFLDNQLPGNVFRAKGILWFDESPKRHIFHLSGKRFTIEDEEWKGEKKNQLVLIGQNLDHDILREQIENCLCLPSENRGKGFGK